The Magnetospirillum sp. WYHS-4 genome includes the window ATGGCCTTGCCGCCGGCCCTGGTCGCCCTGATCGTGGTGGGCCTGGAAAAGGGATTCGCCACCCCCGACATGGCGGTGATCGCCGAACAGGACGTGCTGGGCGACCGCCTGGTGCGGCCGCGCCGCTCGCGCGTGCGGCCGGAAGACGTGATCGCCGACGCCTCCAGCCTGCTGGAAGGCGATCTGGTGGTCCATGCGGACCACGGCATCGGCCGCTTCGACGGGCTGGAGACCATCTCGGTCCTGGGCGCCCCCCACGACTGCCTGCGCCTGATCTACGACGGCGGCGACAAGCTCTACCTGCCGGTGGAGAACATCGAGCTGATCGGGCGCTACGGCTCGGAAACGGCGGGGGTCCAACTCGACAAACTGGGCGGTGCGGCCTGGCAGGCCCGCAAGGCGCGCATGAAGCAGCGCATTCGCGAAATGGCCGCCGAACTGATCCAGGTGGCCGCCGCCCGGGCGCTGCGCCAGGCGGCGCCCTTGCCGCCGCCGGAAGGCCTGTTCGACGAATTCTGCGCCCGCTTCCCCTATACCGAGACCGACGACCAGCGCCGCGCCATCGAGGAGACCATCGAGGATCTGGCGTCGGGAAAGCCCACGGACCGGCTGGTCTGCGGCGACGTGGGCTTCGGCAAGACGGAAGTCGCCCTGCGCGCCGCTTTCGTCGCCGCCCTGGGTGGGCGCCAAGTGGCGGTGGTGGTGCCGACCACGTTGCTTTGCCGCCAGCACTTCAAGACCTTCCGGGAACGCTTTCGCGACCTGCCGGTGCGCATCGAACAACTGTCCCGTCTGGTGAGCGCCAAGCAGGCCAAGGAGATCAAGCGCGGCCTGGAGGAAGGCACGGTCGAGATCGTCATCGGCACCCACGCCCTGCTGGCCGGCGACCTGCGCTTCAAGGACCTGGGGCTGCTGATCGTCGACGAGGAACAGCACTTCGGCGTCGCCCACAAGGAGAAGCTCAAGAAGCTGAAGTCCGACGTCCACGTGGTGACCCTGTCCGCCACCCCGATCCCCCGCACCCTGCAACTGGCCATGAGCGGCGTGCGCGAGATGAGCATCATCGCCACCCCGCCGGTCGATCGCTTGGCTGTGCGCACCTACGTCATGCCCTTCGATCCGGTGGTGATCCGCGAGGCCGTTCTGCGCGAGCGCTATCGGGGCGGTCAGACCTTCTACGTCTGCCCGCGCATCGAAGACCTTGATGGCGTTGCGGCCCAGATCAAGGGTTTGGTCCCTGAAGTTAAAGTGGAACTCATGCACGGCCGCATGCCGGTGCGCGAGATCGAGGACAAGATCGCGGCCTTCGCCGACGGCGGTTTCGACGTCCTGCTGTCGACCAACATCATCGAATCCGGCCTCGACATGCCGGCGGTGAACACCATCGTCATCCACCGTGCCGACATGTTCGGCCTGGGCCAGCTCTACCAGTTGCGCGGCCGGGTGGGGCGGTCCAAGCAGCGGGCCTACGCCTACCTGACCCTGCCGCCGCGCCAGAAGCTGTCCAAGGCCGCCGAACGGCGCCTGGAGGTCATGCAGACTTTGGACACCTTGGGGGCGGGATTCACGCTGGCCAGCCACGACCTGGACATCCGCGGCGCCGGCAACCTGCTGGGCGAGGAACAGTCGGGCCACATCCGCGAAGTCGGCATCGAACTGTACCAGCAGATGTTGGAAGACGCCGTGCGCGAGGCTCGCGAGCACGGCCAGGGCGGCATCATGGAGGAAGACTGGAGCCCGCAGATCGGCGTCGGCATGCCGGTGCTGATTCCCGACGGCTACGTGGCCGATCTGGCGGTGCGTCTCGATCTTTATCGCCGCATCGCCCGCCTGGCCGATCCGGCCGATATCGAATCCTTCGCCGCCGAGATGATCGACCGCTTCGGGCCCTTGCCGTCCGAAGCCGAGAACCTGTTGAAAACCGTGGCGGTCAAGCAGTTGTGCCGCCGCGCCGGGGTGGAAAAGGTGGAGGCCGGTCCCAAGGGAGCCGTGGTGGCCTTCCGGCACAATTCCTTCGCCAATCCGGGCGGTCTGGTGGCCTGGCTGCAAGGCCAGGCGGGCACCGCCAAGCTGCGCCCCGACCACAAGCTTGTGCTGATGCGAAATTGGGAGACCCCCGCCGAACGCATGGCAGGCATTCACCGGCTGTTAGGCGACCTGGCGGCCTTGTGTGCCACAAAATCGCCTTGATATCAGTGCATTGTAGGAAGATCGCAGAGGGGAACGCCCCCGTTAACGAGTTGTTGAAACTACCCGTGCGATGATGTTATATGGAACCTGGATGCTGCGGTGCAGCAAAATACACAGGGAAGCGGTGGTCGGGGGATGACCGCAGCCCGGAAGGACCGAAACGATGAACGACATCACCAACGACGTAACGATGGCTCGCACGGCCAGCAACGAAGACGGGACGGCCAACTTGGCTTGGTTCCCGCGCAAGGAGACCCCAATGATCAATCTCGAGTTCAGCGAAGATGAACTCCAGTGCTTCGTCGAACGTTTCGACGAGACGCCGGGCTGGGCCCGGTGGGAACGGGTGAGCGGCAACAACGGCCGCGACCTGATTATCGTTCACCTGGACGCGCCCGCGGGGGCGACCGTCCGCCTGGCCAAGAGCGAATCCGGCGCCTACATGGCCAACGGCTTCGGCGATTGGGGCCTTACGGTCTGCAGCACCCTGCCGGAACTTCTGGACGCCATCAATCCGGCCCTGCTGCCCGCCAGCCGCGTCGCCTGATCCATCCGCCTTTCCCCGATTCGCAAGCCCGCTCCGCCCTTCCCGGAGCGGGTTTTTGCGTCTTGCGGGAATGAGGGGGTGCCGTCAGCTGCGCTTTGGCCGGGCATATCGACCGGCGCGGCGCGGTCGGCTACCTGGAGCCGCTGCCGAAGCTCAGGTAGGTCACGGGCGCGACATGCCGCCTTCGGATTCGGTGAGGGTGAAGCCGCTTTCGCGGGCGACGCGGGACAGGTCGAGCATGCGGACAAGAACCTGCTGTTCCTGGGCGCCGGAAATGGCGAGTTGGCCGTTGAACATATACGACGGCACGCCGTTGATCCCCAGGCGGTGGGCGCGGGCGTTCTCGTCGTAGATGGCCGTCACGTCCTCCTGGGAGGCGAAGAGGCGGCGCAACTCGCCCCCGTCCAGCCCCAGGCCCTCGCCGATGGCGACCAGCACGTCGCGGTCGCCGGTATCCAGCCCTTCCAGGAAATAGGCGCGGAACAGGGCCTCCACGGTGTCCGCCCCCCGGCCGGTCAGGGCGGCGCGGCGCACCAGCCGATGGGCGTCGATGGTGGATGGCGTGCGGCGGATGCGTTCGAAGGCGAACGGGATGCCGATGGATTCTCCGGCCGTGACGATGGCGTCGAAGACGCGCTTCAGGCGAGCCTCGCCGCCGAACTTGCGGGTCACATAGGCCGTCCAGTCCATGCCTTCCTGGGGCATCTGGGGATTTAGCAGGAACGGATGCCATCGGCGCACGGCCGGGATGGCCGGCCGTTGGGCGAGCGCGGCCTCAAGCCGTCGCTTTCCCACATAGCACCAGGGACAGATGGCGTCGAAGACGACGTCGATGACCAGGGGTTGGTCCTGCATGGACCGGTTATAGGAGCGCCGGCCCGAAAAAGGAAGGGGCGCGGCCCCCGAAGGAGCCGCGCCCCGAACCTTGGCCGTCGGAAGCGATTACTTGGAGAAGGTCACTTCCACGCGACGGTTCTTGCCTTCCTTCACGTTGTCGCCGGTGGCGACACGGGGGGAAGCCTCGCCATGGGCGGAGGTTCCCACCTTGCCGACCACGCCACCCTTCTTCAGGGCGGCGGCGACGGCCGAGACGCGGGTCTTGGCCAGCGCCTCGTTGTAGGCGGTGGCGCCGGAGGTATCGGTGTGGCCCTTGAGCATCACGGTCGCCGGCTTGTAGGCCTTGGAAGCCTCGATGATCTTCTTCACCGTGGCCTGGGCTTCCGCGTTAAGCGTCTTGCCGTTGAAGTCGAAGAAGACGTCGAAGGGACCGGGCACCGGAACCGGAGCCGGAGCCGGCGCGGGCTCGGCCTTCTTCTCGGCCACGCACTTCGGCATGTTCTCCTCGAAGCCCTTGCGAGCCATGGCGATGTGATCCATCTGCCAGCCTTCCTCGGACTGCTCCATCCAATGCTCGAGCCAGGTCTGGGCATAGGAACAGGCGACGGGCTGGCTCTTCTGGGCGCCGGCGGCCAGGGCGGCCTTCAGCTTCTCGTGACCGGCCTTGATGTCGGCGACGTCGACCTTCAGCCCACGATCGGTGGGGGGCTGGGGAGCGACGGCCTGACCCATGGCGGCCATTTCGGCGCGGCTGGCGAAGAAGTCGACGGAACGCCAGTCGCCCTCGCCCACCTCGAACTTGGCGCGATCGATGTAGTGCTTGTGCAGGGCATTGGCGAAGGCATCGCCCTTGCTCGGCATGGTGGCGATTTCATTGACGTTGTAGGTACCGCAGGCACCAAGCAGAAGCGCAGGCGCCACGAACGCCGCGGCAATCACGGCCTTCCTCATGTTGTACATCGTAACCCACTCCAGTCGAAGGATGAAAAGGATGATTTCTTGGCTCGGACGCTCTCCCCGGTATGCCGGAGATGTTGAAGTCACGTAGGGCGTCGGCCCTCCACCTGCAAGGCACTTCGGGTGGGAATAATGGAATCCGGGCCCCCACCTTTTTGTAACTGGACAAAACTATACCCGATGATGCACCGGGCCCATAGAGGATTTTCCGGGAATGGATCGAATCCTCCAAGGTGTTTCACGTTTACCACACACAGTCGTCACGGTGCGTAGGAATCTAGGGAGTTTTCCCAAGTTCCTCGACGGCTAAAGGAAATAGCCGGCACGACGAGCGTCGTCATGGAACATCCGCACGGTTTCCAGCGAGTATTCCGCCAGATCCTTGCCGAACAGGTGCATCTTCTCCAGCAGGTCGGATGTCACGGTGATGACGTGGCAGCCGATGGCGTCGGCTTGCACGATATTGAGGACTTCGCGCGGGCTGGCCCAGATCAACTCCAAGCCGGGGTGTGCCGCCAGGATGGCCAACGCCTCCCGCATCAGGGGCAGGGGGTCGCGTCCCGAATCGGCGATGCGGCCGGCGAAGACGGAAACATAGCCCTGGGGAGTGCCGGACAGGGCCTGGGCGGCGACGCGGACTTGCTCCACCGAAAGGATGGCGGTGGCATTCACCCGGACGCCCCCGTCGGACAGGCGGCGCAGGAGGGGCGCGGCGGAGTCTCCCCGCGTATTGGTGATCGGGATCTTGACCGCGACATTGGCTCCCCAACTGGCGATGTGCAGGGCCTGGCGTTCCATTTCGGCGAAGTCGTCGGAGAAGACCTCGAAGGAGACCGGTCGGTCGTCGACCAAGTCCACTACCTCCCGGGCGAAGGCCTCGTAGTC containing:
- a CDS encoding transaldolase; translation: MTASSPLRVKIFADGADKSTIARYCADSRIAGFTTNPTLMRKAGVTDYEAFAREVVDLVDDRPVSFEVFSDDFAEMERQALHIASWGANVAVKIPITNTRGDSAAPLLRRLSDGGVRVNATAILSVEQVRVAAQALSGTPQGYVSVFAGRIADSGRDPLPLMREALAILAAHPGLELIWASPREVLNIVQADAIGCHVITVTSDLLEKMHLFGKDLAEYSLETVRMFHDDARRAGYFL
- a CDS encoding DsbA family oxidoreductase — translated: MQDQPLVIDVVFDAICPWCYVGKRRLEAALAQRPAIPAVRRWHPFLLNPQMPQEGMDWTAYVTRKFGGEARLKRVFDAIVTAGESIGIPFAFERIRRTPSTIDAHRLVRRAALTGRGADTVEALFRAYFLEGLDTGDRDVLVAIGEGLGLDGGELRRLFASQEDVTAIYDENARAHRLGINGVPSYMFNGQLAISGAQEQQVLVRMLDLSRVARESGFTLTESEGGMSRP
- a CDS encoding OmpA family protein, with amino-acid sequence MRKAVIAAAFVAPALLLGACGTYNVNEIATMPSKGDAFANALHKHYIDRAKFEVGEGDWRSVDFFASRAEMAAMGQAVAPQPPTDRGLKVDVADIKAGHEKLKAALAAGAQKSQPVACSYAQTWLEHWMEQSEEGWQMDHIAMARKGFEENMPKCVAEKKAEPAPAPAPVPVPGPFDVFFDFNGKTLNAEAQATVKKIIEASKAYKPATVMLKGHTDTSGATAYNEALAKTRVSAVAAALKKGGVVGKVGTSAHGEASPRVATGDNVKEGKNRRVEVTFSK
- the mfd gene encoding transcription-repair coupling factor, which translates into the protein AAGRRVALATFTQGSRDRLAAVLREHGLDAMAAVDSWQDAMALPPALVALIVVGLEKGFATPDMAVIAEQDVLGDRLVRPRRSRVRPEDVIADASSLLEGDLVVHADHGIGRFDGLETISVLGAPHDCLRLIYDGGDKLYLPVENIELIGRYGSETAGVQLDKLGGAAWQARKARMKQRIREMAAELIQVAAARALRQAAPLPPPEGLFDEFCARFPYTETDDQRRAIEETIEDLASGKPTDRLVCGDVGFGKTEVALRAAFVAALGGRQVAVVVPTTLLCRQHFKTFRERFRDLPVRIEQLSRLVSAKQAKEIKRGLEEGTVEIVIGTHALLAGDLRFKDLGLLIVDEEQHFGVAHKEKLKKLKSDVHVVTLSATPIPRTLQLAMSGVREMSIIATPPVDRLAVRTYVMPFDPVVIREAVLRERYRGGQTFYVCPRIEDLDGVAAQIKGLVPEVKVELMHGRMPVREIEDKIAAFADGGFDVLLSTNIIESGLDMPAVNTIVIHRADMFGLGQLYQLRGRVGRSKQRAYAYLTLPPRQKLSKAAERRLEVMQTLDTLGAGFTLASHDLDIRGAGNLLGEEQSGHIREVGIELYQQMLEDAVREAREHGQGGIMEEDWSPQIGVGMPVLIPDGYVADLAVRLDLYRRIARLADPADIESFAAEMIDRFGPLPSEAENLLKTVAVKQLCRRAGVEKVEAGPKGAVVAFRHNSFANPGGLVAWLQGQAGTAKLRPDHKLVLMRNWETPAERMAGIHRLLGDLAALCATKSP